From the genome of Geobacter sp. SVR, one region includes:
- a CDS encoding thioesterase family protein: MRYHETLLTVRFNEVDAYQVAWHGHYVAWMEVGRNDLAGRFGLDAAQLSEAGYLGPVVGLEVKYHSPARFKDEIIVRTSLRPSDTATLIFVNEIVTGTGRRLASGVTTHVLTDLNGVLQFRMPPEVEERVRAMTDWLEAEVS, encoded by the coding sequence ATGAGATATCACGAGACCCTTCTCACCGTGCGTTTCAACGAAGTCGACGCTTATCAGGTCGCCTGGCACGGGCACTATGTGGCCTGGATGGAGGTGGGGCGCAACGATCTGGCGGGGCGTTTCGGGCTTGACGCAGCCCAACTGTCGGAGGCAGGGTATCTTGGCCCGGTCGTCGGCCTGGAGGTGAAATATCACAGCCCGGCCCGCTTCAAGGACGAGATCATCGTGCGCACCAGTCTGCGTCCCAGTGACACCGCCACACTGATCTTCGTCAACGAGATCGTTACCGGCACCGGCCGCAGACTGGCCAGTGGCGTAACCACCCATGTCCTGACCGACCTGAACGGCGTGCTGCAGTTCCGGATGCCGCCGGAGGTCGAAGAACGCGTCAGGGCCATGACCGACTGGCTGGAGGCCGAAGTGTCGTGA
- a CDS encoding ACP S-malonyltransferase encodes MTCFMFPGQPMARTDLPLDSLLFDELAACCHTRTGFDPRHDSLADPALKESVRLQLFGVTVSLYRFKHLLSQGRLPDIVAEHSLGIYPALAACGSIDSGDALELTGRIGRCLAGMGTHCDYALGSVIGLPLDPLEDIAGRNGVHVANHNTSRHFLLAGERRRIEAATAEAGEAGAFSVGVFPCDAPLHTPLIEQIAGDLRVIIGDYGFSEPVIPLVDHLRQRLLSAEEIPQFLLEELCRPVFWERSYRSLRRLGATDFHEVGQGAALSKFNRWIDSQS; translated from the coding sequence ATGACCTGCTTCATGTTTCCCGGGCAGCCCATGGCGCGCACCGATCTGCCCCTGGACTCCCTGTTGTTCGACGAGCTGGCAGCGTGCTGCCATACCCGTACCGGTTTCGATCCTCGCCATGACAGCCTTGCCGATCCGGCGCTGAAGGAAAGTGTCCGGCTGCAGCTGTTCGGCGTTACGGTCAGCCTGTATCGCTTCAAGCACCTGCTGAGCCAGGGAAGACTTCCGGATATCGTGGCCGAGCACAGCCTCGGCATCTATCCCGCCCTGGCTGCCTGCGGATCGATCGACAGCGGCGATGCCCTGGAGCTGACCGGCAGGATCGGCCGCTGCCTGGCAGGCATGGGAACGCACTGCGACTATGCCTTGGGAAGCGTGATCGGCCTGCCCCTGGATCCGTTGGAAGACATTGCCGGCCGCAACGGCGTGCATGTCGCCAACCATAACACCTCCCGCCATTTTCTGCTGGCGGGCGAACGCCGCAGGATCGAGGCGGCAACGGCCGAGGCCGGGGAAGCCGGGGCCTTCTCGGTTGGTGTCTTCCCCTGCGATGCCCCGCTGCATACCCCGCTGATCGAACAGATCGCCGGGGACCTGCGCGTCATCATCGGCGACTATGGCTTCAGCGAACCGGTGATCCCGCTGGTGGACCACCTGCGGCAGCGTCTGCTCTCGGCGGAAGAGATCCCGCAGTTCCTGCTGGAAGAACTCTGCCGCCCGGTTTTCTGGGAACGCAGCTACCGCTCCCTGCGCCGCCTCGGCGCCACCGATTTTCATGAGGTCGGGCAGGGAGCCGCCCTCAGCAAATTCAACCGATGGATCGACAGTCAATCATGA